One Clarias gariepinus isolate MV-2021 ecotype Netherlands chromosome 5, CGAR_prim_01v2, whole genome shotgun sequence genomic region harbors:
- the LOC128523943 gene encoding bromodomain adjacent to zinc finger domain protein 2B isoform X2 encodes MESGERLPSSTHSQPSISSSAPPPASSPNLTSDSGRLFQLVSDPGLRTSFPMLSHPAFRLYAPLSGCSDFRGLGILGLQGGLTTHPQLGTFPDLWRASDPQLPGAAALFPPLLGLPPLFTPPSLSQSHAPKKSTRGSAKGLNGAVSGNGKAKSASSGASSTSSSPSPAYTTSEQTNAFKAGLNAQNKPAILNHCKTEQLATNPPNWSRKQKIKEDQAQEKASHKTKEKLCVTEMPEISSNSDSQSGSSSDSSSDTLSSLGSVDLENEDDDEGLSVCSVDSDSQRGQAVSRKIKDSSQMDQTTGCFSVRSDLCSMDLTQSQAAPLCFRSSETREEHSKHTSVIQATGVGSTKAFSLPPQPSRDGSKPLCLTLSPKPLSVCSSPKHRSVCVSPKSVSHSPCPKPTSLSSSPNTSTITSIPKISSLKARSSPDEFLLHISDYIQHKQAKEHQETNKSLRKSVLSSSLSPPYGSKLKPPNHQHSNLFLPSTLQKNSSHNNGVVQSNVQDAPLALITKPRSDGSKTPDKPLLATTSPCFNTPINLSTGARQSYFEPPDSNKASTQQAPCRASKGSLLQGKMFREMVSDFPSSKDSDGSGEYEDDEEEDLSDSLSGSGSNLDTDSDNDDEDIKEEEMDTDTDSIPLKLTKRPTSLTDPSSGNINSSSSLNLQIHKPAKQLQTMHNSWALTYHSTPSSSSAATPPAKRRRVTDEQALHRPLTHGWKRETRITNVCGRVQGEVAYYAPCGKKLKQYPDVMKYLERNGISEITRDHFSFSAKIRVGKFYEAREGPEGLQWCLLKEDEVIPCILAMEAHRGRPKSLELQCTDDPLHSRQRKRRPHSVGEAEVANAALIKLQRKLEAQEIARQAAQIKIIRKLEKRALAQAAKEAKRQKALLAAEEKRKQKEQLKILKQQEKVKRLEQIRAEKELRAQQILEAKRKKKEQAINAKTLEVEKRLKEKELRRQQAFILKQQELERHRLEMERERRKQHMMLIKVMEARKRAEERERLKQEKRDEKRLNKERKLELRRLELEMVKELNKPNEDMCLPDQKALPELLRLPGLLLPDGCFGDCLMVMQFVRCFGKVLRLDRSTKLPTLHMLQAGLLNLSPSVAQLQDLLIGLLSAAVCDPGFPPGSMAKTALGDHVSSVEINRDNMSEILQIYMAAHCSQTELTPLAESLKTKGFQAHTPTQKVSIMAFLVNELASNRSVVAEIDKSIDQMTNLRRERCIIESSLRKMRIIYAKRTGKRDSSVGGEESQGLGTPTTGHKHKRKVEGVEEDDDEDDDSNDLGEEDDEEEDGGKKCKKTETCEEEDDEDQTSSLEELEKQIEKLTKQQLLIRRKMFDSSPSLHSIMLGQDRYKRRYWALPQCGGVFVESTGNKEDPQVSQQESEWLQSAQWISVKEEPTEVPAKQPYNSPQARHENSGLDQQQENGSFNLFLQKPSSFSKLSKLLKVTKKCSSDPEGAFSTLPPLHTNPSTVLTNSLTHNINQEIKSEVSSLLLSPGYVGTWQHCLNSDQLCRTLAEKHTHWFSLLPRSPCDKISVTASSINPSSCSTKASSPATSNSMTQSTSTLSSGNSQSITFSVSPSSTAPVTNFLIEGVQMKHMGLQFPRWQPEMMSPNMTFNGMSISPRLVPSPNMATSKIESPVQTNEKSSALELAKNQDLPSPLPIPQEMFTGWWKVSSSEELSRIVSACHPRGIRERVLQKQIQKQMEYLSQVCAKNKDAAVIDVGELGRNQVCADTVQRWCVEKHAMNVDIAVLQQVEELERKVTSASLQVKGWTPTEPESERDDLLYYEQKAVAKNESTDIVRRANNPLDIAVAHLFVLERHIERRYLKSPLSTTAQITLDNRVMASIPAPATAIGADYDRGEEDLSPGLKVWRKALHQVRSSAQLSLCLQQLQHSIAWERSIMKVYCQLCQKGDNEELLLLCDDCDKGCHTYCHNPQITTIPEGDWFCPACIAKACDSPQQCKKQTSRNSGGGEKLSGAKRNKKVYVTGDGSENDTGSTSVNSTPKKGGKETRKRKIDDNICKNITKQESATQAKNFKPTQDNSKDLELCRLLLAELQSHQDAWPFMTPVNPKSVPGYRKVIKKPMDFSTIREKLSNSQYLNLETFIIDVNLVFENCEKFNEDNSEIGRAGHSMRRFFHRRWTELLKQI; translated from the exons ATGGAGTCTGGAGAGAGATTGCCATCATCCACCCACTCCCAGCCATCCATCAGCTCCTCTGCCCCACCTCCAGCTTCATCACCAAACCTAACGAGCGATAGTG GACGTCTGTTTCAGCTGGTTAGTGATCCGGGTTTGAGAACGTCTTTCCCCATGTTGAGCCATCCAGCATTCAGGCTGTATGCTCCTCTGTCTGGATGCTCCGATTTTAGAGGCCTGGGGATTTTGGGATTGCAAGGAGGCTTAACGACCCACCCACAACTTGGAACATTTCCAG ACTTGTGGCGGGCTTCGGATCCCCAACTTCCCGGAGCTGCTGCACTTTTTCCTCCTCTATTGGGTCTGCCTCCTCTCTTCACACCTCCATCCCTCAGCCAGTCACATGCTCCCAAGAAGAGCACACGGGGTTCTGCTAAAG GACTGAATGGTGCGGTCAGTGGTAATGGCAAAGCAAAATCTGCTTCCTCTGGAGCAAGCTCTACCTCCTCTTCACCCTCACCAGCTTATACAACCTCTGAACAGACCAATGCATTCAAAGCAGGTCTAAATGCTCAAAACAAGCCCGCCATCCTCAACCACTGCAAAACCGAACAGTTAGCCACCAATCCTCCAAACTGGAGCAGGAAGCAGAAGATCAAAGAAGATCAAGCTCAAGAGAAAGCAAGTCACAAAACAAAAGAG AAACTCTGTGTGACAGAGATGCCAGAGATTTCCAGCAATAGTGATAGCCAATCAGGATCCAGCTCTGACAGCTCTAGTGACACCCTAAGCAGTTTGGGCTCTGTCGACCTGGaaaatgaagatgatgatgagggCCTGAGTGTGTGCAGTGTGGACTCAGACTCCCAGAGAGGACAAGCAGTGAGCAGGAAGATTAAG GACTCCTCACAGATGGACCAAACTACAGGTTGCTTTTCTGTTAGATCAGATCTGTGCTCTATGGACTTAACCCAATCCCAGGCTGCTCCGTTATGCTTCCGCAGCTCAGAAACAAGAgaagaacacagcaaacacaCCAGTGTCATCCAGGCCACAGGAGTAGGCAGCACCAAGGCATTTTCTCTTCCTCCACAACCCAGTCGAGATGGCTCAAAACCGTTGTGTCTTACCCTGTCTCCCAAACCCCTCTCTGTGTGCTCATCTCCAAAACATCGCTCTGTCTGTGTATCTCCAAAATCAGTTTCTCATTCTCCCTGTCCGAAGCCAACATCTCTCTCTTCGTCTCCTAACACCTCCACCATCACCTCCATACCCAAAATCTCATCTCTAAAAGCCAGAAGTTCTCCAGACGAGTTCCTCCTGCATATTAGTGACTATATTCAGCACAAGCAG GCAAAGGAACAccaagaaacaaataaatcccTGAGGAAAAGCGTGTTGTCTTCATCTCTCTCGCCTCCGTATGGCTCCAAGCTCAAACCCCCCAATCATCAGCACTCCAACCTGTTTCTCCCCTCCACCCTGCAGAAGAACTCTTCCCATAATAATGGAGTTGTTCAGAGTAATGTGCAGGATGCTCCCCTGGCACTTATTACCAAACCTCGCTCCGATGGCTCTAAAACCCCAGATAAGCCTTTACTAGCAACCACCAGTCCCTGCTTTAACACCCCCATCAACTTGAGCACTGGAGCCAGACAGTCTTACTTTGAACCTCCTGACTCAAATAAAGCTTCCACACAGCAAGCACCCTGCAGGGCAAGCAAAGGGTCACTGCTCCAGGGAAAAATGTTCAGGGAAATGGTATCTGACTTTCCCAGCAGCAAAGACTCCGATGGGTCAGGGGAATATGAGGATGATGAAGAGGAAGATTTAAGTGACAGTTTATCAG GTTCTGGCAGTAACCTGGACACTGActctgataatgatgatgaggatattaaagaagaagaaatggaTACTGACACAGACAGCATTCCACTTAAACTTACTAAAAGACCAACCTCTTTGACAGACCCTTCTAGTGGGAATATCAACAGCTCTAGTTCACTTAACCTACAAATCCATAAACCTGCTAAACAGTTGCAAACTATGCACAACTCCTGGGCTTTAACTTATCACAGCACCCCGAGTTCATCATCTGCGGCCACACCCCCAG caaagagaagaagagtgaCTGATGAGCAGGCACTGCATAGGCCTCTTACACATGG GTGGAAAAGAGAGACCCGCATTACAAACGTCTGTGGGCGTGTGCAGGGAGAAGTGGCCTACTATGCTCCATGTGGCaaaaaactcaaacaataccCAGATGTTATGAAG TACTTGGAAAGAAATGGAATAAGTGAGATCACCCGTGACCATTTCAGCTTCAGTGCTAAAATAAGGGTTGGCAAATTTTATGAAGCTCGAGAAGGACCCGAG GGTTTGCAGTGGTGCTTGCTGAAAGAGGATGAGGTCATTCCATGTATCCTGGCAATGGAGGCACATAGAGGTCGTCCTAAGAGTCTGGAACTCCAGTGTACTGATGATCCTTTACATTCTCGCCAAAGGAAAAGAAGACCACATAGTGTGGGTGAGGCCGAGGTGGCTAATGCTGCTTTAATTAAACTACAGCGGAAACTGGAGGCACAAG AAATTGCACGGCAGGCCGCTCAGATAAAGATTATACGAAAGCTGGAAAAAAGGGCTCTAGCACAAGCTGCCAAAGAGGCCAAAAGACAAAAAG CTTTGCTGGCAGCAGAGGAAAAACGCAAGCAGAAAGAACAGCTAAAGATTTTAAAGCAGCAG GAGAAGGTCAAAAGACTTGAACAAATTCGTGCTGAGAAGGAGCTTCGGGCTCAGCAGATacttgag gcaaaaagaaaaaagaaagagcaaGCCATTAATGCAAAAACCCTAGAAGTTGAGAAACGACTGAAG GAGAAAGAACTACGCAGACAACAGGCATTCATTCTGAAGCAACAG GAATTGGAGAGGCATAGACTAGAAATG GAACGGGAGAGACGGAAGCAGCACATGATGCTTATAAAAGTCATGGAGGCTCGGAAGAGAGCTGAG GAACGAGAGCGTCTGAAGCAGGAGAAAAGAGATGAGAAACGCTTAAACAAAGAGCGCAAACTTGAGCTCAGACGGCTGGAGCTAGAGATGGTTAAAGAGCTGAACAAACCCAATGAAGACATGTGCCTTCCAGATCAGAAG GCACTGCCTGAGCTGTTACGGTTACCAGGTCTTCTGTTGCCAGATGGCTGTTTTGGGGACTGCCTGATGGTGATGCAGTTCGTGCGCTGCTTTGGGAAGGTGCTGCGTTTGGACCGCAGCACTAAACTGCCCACCCTTCACATGCTACAGGCAGGACTTCTCAACCTGAGTCCCAGTGTAGCACAGTTGCAGGATCTGCTCATTGGCCTGCTGTCTGCTGCAGTTTGTGATCCAGGTTTTCCACCAGGATCAATG GCAAAAACAGCTCTTGGTGATCATGTTTCTAGTGTGGAGATAAACCGGGACAACATGTCAGAGATTTTGCAGATCTACATGGCCGCCCACTGCAGTCAGACGGAGCTCACACCACTGGCAGAGAGTTTAAAGACCAAAGGATTTCAGGCCCACACCCCAACTCAGAAAGTTTCAATCATGGCTTTCTTGGTCAATGAGCTGGCCAGCAACAGGAGCGTAGTTGC GGAAATTGACAAAAGTATTGACCAGATGACAAATCTACGGAGGGAAAGATGTATCATTGAGAGTAGCCTTCGAAA AATGAGAATTATCTACGCTAAGCGGACCGGGAAGCGTGATAGCAGTGTAGGAGGTGAAGAGAGCCAGGGTTTGGGAACACCTACCACTGGTCACAAACACAAGAGAAAGGTCGAAGGCGTtgaggaagatgatgatgaggatgatgacaGTAATGATCTAGGAGAGGAGGATGATGAAGAGGAAGATGGAGGGAAGAAATGCAAGAAAACCGAGACATGTGAGGAAGAG gatgaCGAGGATCAAACATCCAGTTTGGAAGAACTAGAGAAACAAATAGAGAAATTAACCAAG CAACAGCTTCTGATCCGTCGTAAGATGTTTGACTCCTCCCCCTCACTGCATTCGATAATGCTAGGGCAGGACCGCTATAAGAGGCGCTACTGGGCCCTTCCCCAGTGCGGAGGGGTGTTTGTTGAGAGTACAGGCAATAAAGAGG ATCCACAAGTGTCTCAGCAAGAGTCTGAGTGGTTGCAGAGTGCTCAGTGGATTTCAGTAAAAGAGGAGCCCACAGAGGTACCAGCTAAGCAACCTTACAACAGCCCTCAGGCAAGGCATGAAAACTCCGGTCTGGATCAACAGCAGGAGAATGGCTCATTTAATCTCTTCCTGCAGAAGCCAAGTTCTTTTTCCAAACTAAGCAAACTGCTAAAGGTCACGAAGAAGTGCAGCAGTGATCCTGAAGGCGCATTTTCCACTCTCCCCCCTTTACATACAAATCCTTCAACAGTGTTAACCAACAGCCTCACACATAACATAAACCAGGAAATTAAATCCGAGGTCAGCAGTCTGCTACTAAGCCCTGGCTACGTTGGCACCTGGCAACATTGTCTAAATAGTGACCAACTCTGTAGGACATTGGCAGAAAAACATACTCACTGGTTCAGCCTGCTGCCTCGTTCCCCCTGTGACAAGATTTCCGTGACAGCCAGTTCTATAAATCCATCATCTTGCAGTACCAAAGCCTCATCACCTGCCACCAGCAACAGCATGACCCAGTCCACCTCCACTCTCTCCTCTGGCAACAGCCAGAGCATCACGTTTTCTGTCAGTCCCTCTTCTACTGCACCAGTCACTAACTTTTTAATAGAAGGAGTGCAG atgaaGCACATGGGGTTGCAGTTTCCTCGCTGGCAACCTGAAATGATGAGTCCAAATATGACCTTCAACGGCATGTCCATTTCCCCACGTCTAGTCCCGAGCCCCAATATGGCCACCAGTAAGATTGAGTCCCCAGTACAAACAAATGAGAAATCCTCTGCTCTAGAACTGGCCAAAAATCAGGACCTGCCCTCACCACTGCCTATTCCACAAG AGATGTTTACCGGGTGGTGGAAGGTGTCCAGCTCTGAAGAGTTAAGCCGCATAGTGAGTGCCTGTCACCCTCGTGGGATCAGAGAGAGAGTCCTACAGAAACAAATCCAGAAACAAATGGAATACCTCAGTCAAGTCTGTGCCAAAAACAAAGATG CTGCCGTGATTGATGTAGGTGAGCTAGGGCGGAACCAAGTCTGTGCGGACACAGTGCAGAGATGGTGTGTTGAGAAGCACGCCATGAATGTGGACATTGCTGTCCTGCAACAGGTTGAAGAGCTGGAACGCAAAGTCACCTCTGCTAGTCTACAGGTCAAA GGCTGGACGCCCACAGAGCCGGAGTCAGAGAGGGATGACCTGCTCTATTATGAGCAGAAGGCTGTGGCCAAGAACGAAAGTACAGACATTGTGCGACGCGCCAATAATCCATTGGACATTGCAGTGGCACACCTGTTTGTGCTGGAAAGGCATATTGAGAGAAGGTACCTCAAGAGCCCCTTAAGCACCACCGCCCAGATCACTCTGGATAACCGGGTTATGGCTAGCATACCAGCTCCTGCAACCGCAATTGGTGCTGACTACGATAG AGGTGAGGAAGACTTGTCCCCAGGGTTGAAGGTGTGGAGGAAAGCCCTTCATCAAGTGCGTAGTAGTGCCCAGCTTTCACTCTGTCTGCAGCAGTTACAGCATTCTATTGCATGGGAGAGATCCATCATGAAAGTG TACTGCCAGTTATGCCAGAAGGGGGACAATGAAGAGCTGCTGCTGTTGTGTGATGACTGTGATAAAGGATGCCACACATACTGCCATAATCCCCAAATCACTACTATCCCTGAGGGAGATTGGTTCTGCCCTGCCTGCATAGCCAAG GCATGTGACTCACCTCAGCAATGTAAAAAGCAGACCAGTCGGAACAGTGGAGGGGGTGAAAAATTGTCTGGAGCCAAACGCAACAAGAAAGTCTATGTGACAGGAGACGGCTCAGAGAATGATACAGGAAGTACCAGTGTCAACAGCACCCCCAAGAAAGGaggaaaagaaacaagaaagagaaaaatagatGACAACATTTGCAAAAACATAACGAAGCAGGAGAGCGCAACACaagcaaaaaattttaaaccaaCTCAAGACAATAGTAAAGACCTGGAGCTGTGCAG aTTGCTTTTGGCTGAGCTGCAAAGTCATCAGGACGCCTGGCCATTTATGACGCCTGTCAATCCCAAATCGGTCCCTGGTTACCGCAAAGTCATCAAGAAACCCATGGACTTCTCCACCATTCGGGAGAAACTTTCCAACAGCCA atacctgAATTTGGAGACATTTATCATTGATGTTAACTTGGTTTTTGAAAACTGCGAAAAGTTCAATGAGGATAATTCTGAAATTGGACGTGCGGGACACAGTATGAGGAGATTTTTTCACCGGAGATGGACTGAGCTCTTGAAACAAATTTAA